A segment of the Leptolyngbya sp. NIES-3755 genome:
TGATTCAAAACAGTCAGAACTTTCTCTTGTGTTGGACGATCTTGCAGAATTATTGCCACAGGCTGACCTCACGATCATTTGTTTTCGAGTGTTGTTCGATCGTGTAATTTACAATTTTTGCGAATTCGCGTTTTTGCTCTTCTCGATCGCTTTCTCAAGGATCTTTGATGCAGCCGTAGCCGGACGCTGGCTATAGTCCAAATCCCGAAGCGCGTCGATCTGCCACTGATAGAGCCGGACGTTCAACGTAGTTTTGCGATTGCCCATTTGTACTACTACCAAATTCGATAGCGATAATAGTAGCGCCTTTAATGTCTTTTTGGACAACAAACAGCAAAAAAGTTTTTCAACTTTTGAAATGCGATCGTGATCCTGCTCGTAAGCAATTTCTGTTACAGAAAATCGAATTGAAAGACGAACGCGAAATTTACAAATTTAAAATTGCAAATTGCAAAGTTGCACGATCGTAAGTTGCACAATTTACAAATTTTGTAAATCGCTACCCTGCACTCAGAATTTGCTCTGCCGTCAATTGCAGGTCTGGGAATGTGGGCGAGATGACGCGATCGCTTCCTCGAAACGACAGCGATCGATAACTTCCGTCCACCAGTTCCAGCACGTTCACCACGGCGCGACTCGGATCAACCTGCCAAAACTCACGAATTCCTCTTGCAGCATACTCGCGTGGTTTTTCCACGTAATCGCGATCGTGGTTTTTCTCCCCAGGGTTTCCCGGTGATACCACTTCGACAATTAGCGCGGGTACTGGCATGGTGGACAGAATTACCGAGGTTTTAGCCCCCTCTAACGCGATCGCACATTCTTCCGACAGCACAACAAAATCAGGCTGTCTGACCGTAGCTTCTTGACTGTTAACGGCAATCTGTATCCCAATGACCAGCAAATCTGTTGAGATTCCTAGTCTGACAAATGCCCCAAACAGGAAGGATGCAATTCTTTGATTCAATCGGCTCTCTGGAGGCATTTCGACTAATTCCCCGCGAACCAATTCATAACGGGTGTCTGTCTCATCGTCATAGCTCAGATATTCCTCAATCGTTCTAAATCGTGGTTTGGCTTGGGTCATGACGATCCACCTCTAGGCTCTTTTATCAAGCGTAATGCGAATTTCATCAGTTTTCCTCATCGTCGGAAGGGGCGCGATCGTCGTTTTCTGACTTCTTTCTTTTACCTGCATTGGGACGCGCCCCTCCCCGTGCTTCAGGTAATGGTTCGGCATCTGGGGGAAGTTTGCCTACTGATTTTGCATAGCTGAAAAGAATTGTTTCACACAGCGCGTTGAAACTCATGCCGCTTTCTTCAGCCTTTTCCCGAAGTGCTGACAGTATTCGTTCATCTAATCTGAGTTTCGTGTCTTTTCGGGGCATCTCGATCGCAAGCATTTGTTTTTACCTCCATTCATTAAATAGCTTCACCTCACTATAACAATCAAAATATCCCGTATTTGATTCGACTTGCTTATATCAAATACGGTACGTTTTGAAGACTAAGAACCAATCAATTTAAGGCTTACAGCGTCTCTAATACGGTTTTTTAATCATAAGTAACAGTCATCTCAAATACGGTACATTTTGAAAACAATCGAGTTATATTTGATTTGTCGGTGGGAGAGACACCCCACACGACGGGGGTGAAAGTCCCTCACGGCGGGTTCGCTCAACGGATGCCCCGCGTAGACAGAAAGACTGATATCGGGGGTGATTGCAGCGGTGCAATCCCGTAAGTCCCTGCCGTCCTTCGGGGCAGTCAGAGGAACCCCAAATTAGAGCCAGCGGTTCACCCGTCTGGTGTTTCCCTCGTTGGATTAAATGCCTTCGAGCGTATTGAGTTGTGAGCGACCTTATTCGACGTGACTAAGCGGAACTCTCAGCCAGTGACCGAGGCTTTAGTAGTCGGACGTACAAGCGAACTGTAGCGGATTCATTCAGTAGCATCGCCCTAGCCTCTACCTACAGGGCAAACAATCAGCGCGGACGGTCGCCGCTAAAAAACCACTCTGTTGAGTTGGATGCGGTTTCGAGTTCGATTCTCGCAAGCTTCGCTGCACGGAGTGTTCGCGCTATTGCCGAAAGGCAATCCACCCCACTACGAGGACTTCAAATCATGTTCACTTTTATTCTCACTGCTGCAATCGGAGCGTATCTTTCCCGTCGAGTCAACTTCATCTCTGATAACGGGTTAGCTGATGTTGCGGTCAATTATCGGCAGATTTGGCAGGATGCGATCGCGCTCTGGGCAATGCTTGGTTTCATCTGCAACTGGGTGATTTTAACTGGGCGCAACACTCGAAACTATTTCGACGGTGCAATTCTGCCTTGGCTGAACGGATTCGGAATCTCGCTATCACTTCCGACTTTGCAACTTCCAGCACTGCCACAAACACAGATTGACTAATTCCAAATCAAAAGCCGCTCCCCTGCCTGAGAAACAACGGGAACGGCTCACACCCCAAACAACGAGGTATTTTACCAATGGTACAAGCATTCACAATCAAACGATCGACAACGATCGAACCAATTCAGCCAACCTGCTCTTGGTGCAGGGAATACGACAAGGGACTTTGCAAACTTCGAGCGAGAGCCGAATGGGACAACTGCTACGTGAAGCCCGATCGGAAGCCTTGTCACTTCGCTGACCTGTACCCGTTCTAGGGAGGGTGCAACGATGATCTACCTGTTGCATTTCAGCGATCGCATCAGCCCGAATCATACAACTCAGCATTATGTAGGATTCACCGATTCACTGAGCGATCGTATTTCTGCTCATGTTCAGAATCGCTCTGGAGTCTCGCTCATCAATGCGGCTCACGAGAGAGGAATCAGTTTCACAGTCTCGCGGGTGTGGAAGGGCGATCGGAAACTTGAACGACATCTGAAAAGTTTGAAGTGTGCCCCGAAATTCTGCCCCCATTGCAGCGATCGACCGTGGCAATTATTCCACCCTGGTTCGACAAGACAGGCGCGGGAATTGAGCGGATTGCGGCTAAAAGACGCGCTCTTGTTCAACTAACTATCGATTGGCTACAGCTACCTATCAATGGCTACTGTAGCCAATCACTCTAAAACACGTCAAACCATTGCAAAGAAAGGGATTGAACCGATTCTTATGATTTCACCCAACACTGACGCATCGAAACCACTGGCAACGATTGACTATGACAACCTATTGCAACCAATGGGAGCAGACATCGGCAACGGACAGCTTAAACTCGTCTCTGCAATGTCTGAAACTCGCACAGAGAGCTATATCTACGAGCTTGACGAGCGCTCCCCCGATGGCGTGAAGGGGTACGTCGAATACCTCAAAGGCGATCGTGCCGACTTGATTGGTAAGCAGTGGATCGGCGGAATCAATGCCTACTACAACGGCTTGAACTCGATTCGACGGGTAACAGATGACAAGCAGGGAAAGCCGAGCTTAGGACTGCAATTGTTCCTTTCTGCTCTATCCGAGTATGCCCACCGGGACAAATGGCACATTGCCCTAGCAGTTTCGGTGCATGACTCGAAAACACTTGGAAGTGCATTGAAACGAGCATTAGAAGGAACTCATCAAGTTCGATTCCGCAACAAAGAAACGATCGTTTCAATCAAGGTTATCGCTGGACTGGAAGAAGGGACGGGCGCAATCATCACCTACCAAAAGCAGGCTGATATCACGAACGCGATTCTGTACGACCTGGGCAACGGAACTTTGATCGTGAGTAGCTTCAACGGCTTGAAGATGACCGACCGGAGCTATAGCCAGAATGGAGGCGTTGAAAAGCTGATTGACCAGATTGCAACTCATGACGCGATTCGAGAACGGTTGCTAAAAGAAGGCGATCGACATTTGATCCGCAAGGGTATCGAAGCTCAGACGTTTACCTATGGCACTCAGCACCCAGACTGGAACTTTGAATCGGTCTACCGTGAAGAATTGCCCAAGTGGGTGAAAGCGGTCTTAGCTCCCACAGTGCGACCGTGGGAAGACAGGCGCGATTCTGCAACTGCTTTGATTGCGGTTGGAGGTGGGGCGCAACTGCCGGGAATTGAACCACTACTGAACAAGAAGGGCATCAAAGTATTGCCTGATCCACTGTGGGCAAACGCACGAGGTTTGTACACTCTAGCGACTCGCAAAGTAGCCCAACTGGAGGCGAAATGAAGCAGGTTAGAGCTTCGATTCCGTCCCATCTTCAGACTGCTTTCTTTGAGGTGGGACGGCAATTAAACACCGACGATGCAACGATCATCAACACTCATATTCTCAGTTGCTACTTCACGGGCGATCGCTCTGATAGTCCGAAGCAACTCACATCGAAAGAGGGTGATAGCTATGGGCTGGATGATCTGAACGATTGGACAGAGGAATAGCAATGCTAAACAATCATCGATCGAAGATTTGTCGATCGTACTATCCACTTGGTAGCGTCCGAATTGGGCACAATGCGAAACTGCTCGAAAAGTACGATCGCATTTCCACCCAAGCACTGCTCAAATTGACTGCTCAAACACTTACACCTAAATGCGTCGGAGGAATCAAAAGTGTCCGAACTGTTTAGTCAAATCGCTAACTTCTATGGTGGCGATTCACTGCTCAAAGCAACATTCTCCGATTGTGCTTTTCTCGTGTCCGATATTGGACGATCGTTGGTTTCAGGCGATGCGATCGAGGTTAAATCCTTCGATGGCTATATCAATCGGCGCAGAACATTCGAGCAAGTTTCGCGACTAGACACGATCGTTTGTCTCAGCCGACTTTCGGCAGTACTCGAAACGAAGCTGAAATCGCTGCCAGAGAAAGAACTGGAAGTACTCGATCGAATGCGGCAACTGTCGATCGAACTGCCGAAACGGTTAGAAAATCGCGATTTATGAGGTTTTACAAATTTTGCAAATTGCTCAGATTGACGACTACGACGATTAGTAGATGCTCCCCTTGATGCTTGGATTGATGAGTCAAACAGTTCTTTTTGTTTTGGCTCCTAGCTATGCTGCACTGCCCAGAATTGACCGAGTTTGAAAGCCTTGCCCATTTGTACGTCAGCAATGGAGCGCTCGTGATTGAGCCGCACCAAGGTCAAACACTAACCGCTTGCGACCAAATTCCGAAAATGGTTCAGGCTTTTCTAACAGCTAACCCGGATACCCACTGTTTCAGAGTGTTCGTTCTGTTTGGCGGCGAATACCTAGAGATGCAGCTTGAAAACGTCTTGCTGTTTTCGTAAACAATCGAAAGCCGTCCCCACAGCGACTAAACCGAAGGACGGCTTCACCCACACAACGTTAATGGAGGTCTTTTCATTATGAAATCGAAAACCAAATCGAGGCTTACGGGTATTGCGATCGCTGCATTCTTCTTGCTGATTGCATTGACCAACCGGAACTATCAGAGACGGGTCAAGGCGAATCCGACTCCACCTGACAGACCGATCATCGAGAATTTCGATTCGCGGCGTTAAAAGTGCGATCGAACAATCTCTAATCAAAAGCCGATCGCCCAGCCCGTGACAAGGAAAGCGATCGGCTCACCCCAACAACATCAAATCACTGAGGATTTTCTAATCATGCACCAAACTATGCACGTCGGATATCACGGCGCGGGTTTCGACAGTCCAGCGTACAAGCTCACTGAAATTTGGGGCGATTGTCTAGAAAAGATTACGAGCGGTGACAAGCTTGCTTTGATTGCGGTTCTTGCAGGTTGGCTGTCTGAAGATGACGAGAGTTACAGCATTCCACAAGCTGTTGAAGATTGCTCTCTGTCTTGCTCTGAAGCTTTCTATCTCTACACTTCTTTCTTGGCGGAACGAGAACGTCCCCTTACTCCCGATGATGCTTTGAGCTTAATCGCAGCATTGACCGCACAACTCAAAGGAGGCGTGTACGCGAAATGACCCCAGAAAGACGAGCAAGAATCATTGCTGGAGTTCTAATTGGGCTTGCAATTCTGCAATTGATTCCCATCCTTCCAACAGCATTCGATTTTCTCAAAGTTCGCATCGAACAAGATTTTTTACACGAGGGACAGCAATGAAAGACCTACAAAACTTCTTCAACGAACACAAAGCTGAGTGCTTTTGTGGCGCGATCGCAGTCGTCGTTTTATTAACCAATCTCGGCAGCATCAAGCAATTCGTCGGTGAAAATAATCAATTGCGCGAATCAATGAAGGCAGAGCAAGCCGACAATCAACGATTGGAAGTTGAGCAATTGGTATCTGAGCAGCGCAGAGAAGTGGCAAACGATCGCTATCGAAACAATTGCACCATGATTTTCTCGCTCAATCAGAAAGGGCATTATGGCGCAATTACAGAGGGATCGCCCGTCATCCGAGGCGAATTGGCTTCCAAGCTTCGCGGCAAGCAATTAGATTATCGCAAGATGTCGATCGATACGTTTCTGCCAGCAGGGATGACCATCTGTGATCCCTTGGGCAATACCGCAAAGCTTGTTAAAGATCCCAATTTGAACGGGATTGCAGTAGCGCGTGATATTGCCAACACGGGCGATCGCGCTTTGATTCAGGCAGCAATGGATCGCGCTCGTGGCATCTTTAACAATCCAGTCAAGTAGGAGAAAAAATGAAAGGAACAAACACAGGTACAGAAACCAATTGGAAAGACAACGCGAAAGGATTCGCACACCGAGCAGGCACAGAAGCGCGGGATGCAATGGATAATCCCTTATTCGGTTTCATCGCTTGGACGCTTGCGATCGGGCTTGGGGTGGCACTGGTACGAGTTGCAATTACCAACATTGAGCCTTACTACTCGCTGTTTCAGGGAGCAAGTAATGACGCGCCGTGGGTGAAGAATCTCCCAGTTCTCGGATGGTTTTTGACTCAATGGAACACAGTCATTAGCGCGATCGGTGCGATTCTCGTATGGGCAGTGGTGCAAATCTTCCAAGTGCTTTGGATTCTAATTGCACTCGATCGTAAAGCAAAGCGAGGAGCGCTGAAAGATGCCCGTCGAAGTGGGATTGACCCGAATAGTTTCAGCGATCGGCGTTCTCGCAAAGTGGCTAAGGGATTGAACGGCATTCCGTTCTTCTTCATCCGATGGTCTGCGTTACTCGCGCTTGCTGCTTATGCGTTCGATTTCACGGTGGGGATTCACAAGTATCCGCCTGCTCGGAACTTGCAGGTTTTCTTTGTGGCGATCGCATCAGGCATTACTAGCCGAATTGATTGGGGCAACTTCTGGAAGCTGTTGATCATGATGTTTAGCTTTGAAGCTTTGCTGATTCCATTCGTGATTGTGGTGTTCTGGCTCCGAGCGCGTCAAGCAGACAGCGAGCTGTGACGCAACAAAGGATCGGGATTGTTCCCCGATCCTTCTAACCCTTTCCCCACACTGAGTAGAGGTATAAACATCATGTTAAGTCGTTATGACGATGCAGAGCGCAAATTCAGCCCGGACCAAATTGAAGACAAGATCGAAGATTTTGAAGAGCAAGTTTCAGGCAAGCTCACCAATGCACCGACCGGACGCTTTTTAATTGCAGCCGGAATCTTCGGAGCGCTCGTGATTCCGTGTGGACTGCCAGCCGCAGGAGCGATCGCGCTTCCGTTTCTGGTGAATGCGGTGAAGAAAGCTATCAGAAACGGACATCAAGCTGAGTACGTTGCTAAGACGGGTATTTTTTGCCATTTACTAAACCATCGGGAAATCGCGCAGTTGATTCGATTCACAGGTCGCAAATTCATCATTGATCAAGCAGTGCAAGCACACATCGACGGGATGAAGCTCACCCCGGCAGCGATCGAGCTAGTTGAAATGATTGAAGGTGAATTGACTCCCACATCATTCGATGAAGTTAAGAAAGCATTTGCACCGGAGCCACAGAAAGAACTTGCAGCCGTGGGAAATAAGACTCGGTTGGGTGCAATTGACGTACCAGCCCAAGCGGTGAGCAACAGTGAGCAGTCGCAATCATCGGGGTCTATTCCCGTGATTAGTCCCGTTGATTATTTGGTGGGCGATCGCTTGCGTACTTCCCTTGTCGTCTCTGTTTCAGGAGGCGGAAAGGATTTCTTGCTGTCGAATGCGGTAAGAAAGTTTCTGGAGTTGTACCCACGATTCAGCGTCGTTGTGATGGATTGCAAGGACGATGCGAAAGAGTTCGGTTACTTTGCTGATTTGCCACGGGTGAAAGTGTATCGGCTCAATTTGTCAGTTTCGTCTGATTCCACGATCTCAGCATGGATTGATGCGGTGCTGGATGACTTCAATAGCCGTCCTGAAAAAACATTGTTGATTTGCAACGAAGGAACACTCGTTCGGGAGAAGTCAAAACGATACATTGATGCGATCGCATCATTAGTTAGTTCTGGAGATTCACGTCAAAAGTACGCTTGGGAAGCTGGACAATCAGGACATACCGATGATTTGAAAATTAACGGTGCGGCGCGTTCTCGTTTCCGTCCAATGGTGATTTCAATGATGGGTGAAGAGATGCAAGTAGAAGCCATTTTAAGAGCGAAATGGTTAGCAGATTCAACCAACGATATGCAGGCTTGTAAATCAGAAATGCGGCGTTCACCTGTGGGTAGAGCATGGTCTGATGGTCAACGATGGTACGCAATGCCAACCCTCGAAAATCATGCGGGATACGATCGTGATTCTCGCTCATTTGTGCAACCTGAAACCGAAACAGTTTCGGTAGCATCAGAACCGATTCAAGACAGCAAAGAAGCTGAGGACATCAACGATAGAGGCAGCATTCAGAAGCCGAATCTTTCCCGCGCTGATTTGATGCTTGCAATCGGAATTTTAGGCGAATGGATTGATGAGAATCCAGGACTATCTTTCGATCAGATGTACGGGAATTATAGCGCTCGTCGTAAGGGTTTTAGTAGACCTGAGTTTCGCTATTTGCTAACACAAATTGAAATTCTCGATTCCTAGTGCCACGGTTGCCACGGGCAAAAAAGAGACGTGCCCCGCCCCGTGGCAGACCCGTGGCAGACCCGTGGCAGGTCTACCCGTGGCAACCGTGGCAAGATACAGCAAAAATTAAGCACGTCTACGATCGTACTTTCAAACTATTAGAAAAATGATTCAACCCTTTAACGAAACCAACTACGGAGCCTGCGCGATCGCACTGCTCAAAATCATCGCAAACGTGGGGTAATTCATCGTCACCAGCGAACACACATATCGCGACACTGCTTGTACTGAAGTTCGTAAATTCTGTGTGCTTTGTACGTTAAGCATTAGTGATTTAGAACACTCTCGAATGAATGCAGCAATTACACCAGGATTAATCGAACATTGCGCGATCGTATCGGGTATCGTTGCCGTTGCATCAGAACGCGAATTGAAACGTATCGAATCCGGGTTGAGACAAAATCCCGTCTGGTGGGGTGTCATCGAATTTGATGCGTAAATCGAATTGAATTGTTCCTGTTCCTGCTGGGTGCTTGATATCACCCGGAGCAATATCGGAAATTTTCGACTTGGGATTGTAGGGGGGAATTGTTAAAACCATTGTTTCCATGCGAAAAACCGCCCGGAGCAATGCCCGAAGCGGTTTGGGAGTATTAGCGCGATCGTATCTGTCTATATTGTCGGGTGCGAATTGGGCGATCGCAACATTTGATCAAGCTTGCTCAATCTGCGCTGCAATTGCTCGATCGCTTTTCCTCGATCGATTTCTGCCTGAACGTTTGCGATGTCTTCTAGCCGGACATATTCAGACGCTTTGCCATTCGGGAGCAGCTTGTTTCTGCCTGCCCGGAGCCGACCGTATTTGTAGTCGTTTTGAGATTTCTTGCTTGCAGTTCCCGCCGCCGCCGCCAGGTCGAGGCGCACCCCAACGCGATACGTACCTTCCGATCTCAGTTGCTCGATCCTCGCTTCGATGTCGGAGCGCTCGGCTTGCAGGTCAGACTTACTCTTTCTCATGGCTCACTATTCATGTAACATTTGCGGCTAAATCTAGGATAACTCATTTAGAGCATAATGTTACATGAATAAACAGAATGAATGATGGCGAGGGGACAGCACAGAACGCCGCGTAATGCGGACGGTAGGATCAATGCTGTCCTCGTCGTTGTTGCATATAGCCTTTCATGTACTCGCGCTTATATTCAGTGCGATCGCGACTGGGAATGATGACTTCCCCGATCAGCTCGAAATACTCCCGAAACCTCGATTTCCGCTTACCCAGATAAAACAGTACCGAGGGGAACGGAGCCGCATTGCCCTTATTTTTGGCGTTCAAGAACTTTAGCCGCCCGTGGATGTTGCAGCGTGGATACTCGCTCAGTCGTTTGTACCACTGGGTATCGGTGCGACTGGGAACCAGAAATAGAATTTGCTGAGCATTGCCTGATTCGTATTCGATCGCGACTTTGTTCGCCCAATCTTTCAACGCATTACCGTAGGGCGGATTCACGAACACTTTTCCATGCCACGGTTGCGACAGTCCATCATCCTCGATCGTGAACTGTTGCCGAGAGGGAGTATGCGGATTTTCGCGATCGTTGCAGCAGGGGTCTAAGTCGATTAAGTCATCGTAGAAGCGCAGAACGCGATACAACAAATCGTGAGGTGTGTAGTGTTCGTTGTCGTTTGAACTGAACATCAAATCATGGTTCATTGGTTAGACCCAAAAACATTAGATTGTTAGACACTATTATAACGCTTAAAATTGTCTAACCGATGTAATGGCTGACATTTGTGATGTCACGATGTCCGCTGATTTGCGCGATTTCATGCGGTGCATACCCTTGTTTGTGCAAATTGGTGATGCCACTTCGACGAAATGAATGGGTAGACGCGCCATCAAAGCCAACACGATCGCAAGCTTCCCTTAAAATCTCATCTGCCATCCGCGCCGTTAAATGCCCAGTCTTACTGCCACGGCGACCGGGGAACAGATAGGGGGAATTGACAGAGCCGCGCTCATTCACCCAGGTATCGAGAAACGGCTTCAGATTTTCATCGATCGCAATCTGACGAGTCGCACCCTTGCCTTTCGTTGTGGACTTCCGAAAGGTAATCACACCGTTCTGAACGTCAGTGAGTTGCAACTGGACACATTCACTAATGCGGCAAGTGGTGAAATAGCAAATTGCGAATATGCAGCGATCGCGAGTTGTTTGCAATCCGTCTGAGAATAGCCGAGATAGTTCGTCAGCACTCAGGATTTTTGCTTTTCCGTGGCGATTTACTTTCCTCGCAATTTGAGGCTGAAAGTTCAGGTCAAAGTTCATCCGTTCTGTCTCAAAAATCACTCCTCTATCTTATTTCCGAAAATACTATTTTCGGAAATAGAGGTATCAAACCCGCATTCTCTCGTTATCGAATCATGCGATCGCGGAAAATCGAAGCACAGATAAGCGCTTGCTATCAATCGGAAGCGGTGAAAATGCCAGAAATGCCGCTATTGATAAGCTAGGCTGATGGCACAGGTTGATATCAAGCCAAAATGAAAAGCAAGTCGAGCGACATGATTCGCGTCGTTAATCCGCTTATCCCCTCAGTGCAAAAATTAAATAGTTTGCATCGAAACGGTTTTCAAACTGAGGTCGAGCGAGGATTGAAAATTTTGATTGGGGCAATTGAACGAGGCGAATCAATCGGAGATTCTGCAATTCTGCGGAGACTCGATCGAATAGAGCGACTTTTCACGCAACAATCCCCAGTCACGATCGCAACTGAGCCAAAAATTTTGACCGAGGCGGAATTATGCGATCGCTTTAATATTTCCCCGCATTGGCGATTGCGTGTGCCTCATGGTTGGGTGGCTGAATTTTGGCTGTCTCAGAAAATCGGAGCCGAATATTTGGGGAACGATCGATATCAAATCAATGTCCCGAAACTGTGAGCAACATCCACGGGCAACGACTGAGATTACGATCGCCCAACAATAGAACCTGCTTCGATGGGTCATATCGATTCAACGCATCGCCAAATCTGCTCGGAATTCTCGGCAGGTCCCGCACTGGGAAATATTTGATTTCTCCGCCGTCGAGCAGAGTGAAGCCTTTGCCGTGTTGTGCAGCGAGTCTGGGCACGATCGATAATCTCTCCATCAACTCGCGTTCAACGATCAAAGATTTTGCATAAGGATCTCTAGCCATTCTTCAACTCCTGCATTACCGAAATGTTCGGGGCAACGACTTGCAGCCCCGTCCGTTCTACTGCTGCAATAGCCCGGTTCAGGTCGAGATATTCCATCGACAACACCAGCC
Coding sequences within it:
- a CDS encoding hypothetical protein (conserved hypothetical protein;~similar to AA sequence:cyanobase_aa:LBDG_12610): MTQAKPRFRTIEEYLSYDDETDTRYELVRGELVEMPPESRLNQRIASFLFGAFVRLGISTDLLVIGIQIAVNSQEATVRQPDFVVLSEECAIALEGAKTSVILSTMPVPALIVEVVSPGNPGEKNHDRDYVEKPREYAARGIREFWQVDPSRAVVNVLELVDGSYRSLSFRGSDRVISPTFPDLQLTAEQILSAG
- a CDS encoding hypothetical protein (similar to AA sequence:cyanobase_aa:LBDG_31730) — encoded protein: MFTFILTAAIGAYLSRRVNFISDNGLADVAVNYRQIWQDAIALWAMLGFICNWVILTGRNTRNYFDGAILPWLNGFGISLSLPTLQLPALPQTQID
- a CDS encoding hypothetical protein (hypothetical protein alr9005;~similar to AA sequence:cyanobase_aa:LBDG_31700): MATVANHSKTRQTIAKKGIEPILMISPNTDASKPLATIDYDNLLQPMGADIGNGQLKLVSAMSETRTESYIYELDERSPDGVKGYVEYLKGDRADLIGKQWIGGINAYYNGLNSIRRVTDDKQGKPSLGLQLFLSALSEYAHRDKWHIALAVSVHDSKTLGSALKRALEGTHQVRFRNKETIVSIKVIAGLEEGTGAIITYQKQADITNAILYDLGNGTLIVSSFNGLKMTDRSYSQNGGVEKLIDQIATHDAIRERLLKEGDRHLIRKGIEAQTFTYGTQHPDWNFESVYREELPKWVKAVLAPTVRPWEDRRDSATALIAVGGGAQLPGIEPLLNKKGIKVLPDPLWANARGLYTLATRKVAQLEAK
- a CDS encoding hypothetical protein (similar to AA sequence:cyanobase_aa:LBDG_31680) gives rise to the protein MSELFSQIANFYGGDSLLKATFSDCAFLVSDIGRSLVSGDAIEVKSFDGYINRRRTFEQVSRLDTIVCLSRLSAVLETKLKSLPEKELEVLDRMRQLSIELPKRLENRDL
- a CDS encoding hypothetical protein (similar to AA sequence:cyanobase_aa:LBDG_31660), whose amino-acid sequence is MKDLQNFFNEHKAECFCGAIAVVVLLTNLGSIKQFVGENNQLRESMKAEQADNQRLEVEQLVSEQRREVANDRYRNNCTMIFSLNQKGHYGAITEGSPVIRGELASKLRGKQLDYRKMSIDTFLPAGMTICDPLGNTAKLVKDPNLNGIAVARDIANTGDRALIQAAMDRARGIFNNPVK
- a CDS encoding hypothetical protein (similar to AA sequence:cyanobase_aa:LBDG_31650) — encoded protein: MKGTNTGTETNWKDNAKGFAHRAGTEARDAMDNPLFGFIAWTLAIGLGVALVRVAITNIEPYYSLFQGASNDAPWVKNLPVLGWFLTQWNTVISAIGAILVWAVVQIFQVLWILIALDRKAKRGALKDARRSGIDPNSFSDRRSRKVAKGLNGIPFFFIRWSALLALAAYAFDFTVGIHKYPPARNLQVFFVAIASGITSRIDWGNFWKLLIMMFSFEALLIPFVIVVFWLRARQADSEL
- a CDS encoding unknown protein (similar to AA sequence:cyanobase_aa:alr7064), with the protein product MLSRYDDAERKFSPDQIEDKIEDFEEQVSGKLTNAPTGRFLIAAGIFGALVIPCGLPAAGAIALPFLVNAVKKAIRNGHQAEYVAKTGIFCHLLNHREIAQLIRFTGRKFIIDQAVQAHIDGMKLTPAAIELVEMIEGELTPTSFDEVKKAFAPEPQKELAAVGNKTRLGAIDVPAQAVSNSEQSQSSGSIPVISPVDYLVGDRLRTSLVVSVSGGGKDFLLSNAVRKFLELYPRFSVVVMDCKDDAKEFGYFADLPRVKVYRLNLSVSSDSTISAWIDAVLDDFNSRPEKTLLICNEGTLVREKSKRYIDAIASLVSSGDSRQKYAWEAGQSGHTDDLKINGAARSRFRPMVISMMGEEMQVEAILRAKWLADSTNDMQACKSEMRRSPVGRAWSDGQRWYAMPTLENHAGYDRDSRSFVQPETETVSVASEPIQDSKEAEDINDRGSIQKPNLSRADLMLAIGILGEWIDENPGLSFDQMYGNYSARRKGFSRPEFRYLLTQIEILDS
- a CDS encoding hypothetical protein (hypothetical protein Isop_2144;~similar to AA sequence:cyanobase_aa:LBDG_12010), whose product is MNHDLMFSSNDNEHYTPHDLLYRVLRFYDDLIDLDPCCNDRENPHTPSRQQFTIEDDGLSQPWHGKVFVNPPYGNALKDWANKVAIEYESGNAQQILFLVPSRTDTQWYKRLSEYPRCNIHGRLKFLNAKNKGNAAPFPSVLFYLGKRKSRFREYFELIGEVIIPSRDRTEYKREYMKGYMQQRRGQH
- a CDS encoding phage integrase family protein (similar to AA sequence:cyanobase_aa:MAE34040) translates to MNFDLNFQPQIARKVNRHGKAKILSADELSRLFSDGLQTTRDRCIFAICYFTTCRISECVQLQLTDVQNGVITFRKSTTKGKGATRQIAIDENLKPFLDTWVNERGSVNSPYLFPGRRGSKTGHLTARMADEILREACDRVGFDGASTHSFRRSGITNLHKQGYAPHEIAQISGHRDITNVSHYIG